In one window of Paraburkholderia phymatum STM815 DNA:
- a CDS encoding biotin--[acetyl-CoA-carboxylase] ligase → MTTPSSPSPSGDWRIDRQRAVALFGPAAHDWPIEIVEETGSTNADLMARVKALPREPGALPRPIVRVAYLQTAGRGRRGRPWYAEPGNALLFSVACVLPRPLEGLAGLSLAVGVALVDGLRSLPVAGPGQIALKWPNDVLLEGDKLAGILIETAWSTPDASAVVIGIGTNVKGADELAAKVGALNADVPAQARGAAPTALSRALPNANLTDTLAAELNALEPALQRFGAEGFAPFRQRWNGCHAYAGRDVVLFEQGVEIERGVAAGVDELGQLLLDTPSGQLAIATGDVSLRLADEESGAA, encoded by the coding sequence ATGACTACCCCAAGCTCCCCCAGCCCCTCGGGCGACTGGCGAATCGACCGGCAGCGCGCCGTCGCGCTGTTCGGCCCGGCCGCGCATGACTGGCCGATCGAGATCGTCGAAGAAACCGGCTCGACCAACGCCGACCTGATGGCGCGCGTGAAGGCGCTGCCGCGCGAACCCGGCGCGCTGCCGCGGCCGATCGTGCGCGTCGCCTATCTGCAGACGGCGGGACGCGGCCGGCGCGGCCGCCCTTGGTATGCGGAGCCAGGCAATGCGCTGCTGTTCTCCGTCGCATGCGTGCTGCCGAGGCCGCTCGAGGGTCTCGCGGGACTGAGCCTCGCGGTCGGTGTCGCGCTCGTCGATGGTTTGCGCTCGCTGCCCGTCGCCGGTCCCGGCCAGATTGCGCTGAAGTGGCCGAACGACGTGCTGCTCGAAGGCGACAAGCTGGCGGGCATTCTGATCGAAACAGCATGGAGCACGCCCGACGCGAGCGCCGTCGTGATCGGCATCGGCACCAACGTGAAGGGCGCAGACGAACTCGCCGCGAAGGTCGGCGCGCTCAACGCCGACGTGCCCGCACAGGCGCGCGGCGCGGCCCCGACGGCGCTGTCGCGGGCGTTGCCCAATGCGAATCTCACCGATACGCTAGCCGCCGAGTTGAACGCGCTCGAACCCGCGTTGCAGCGCTTCGGCGCGGAAGGCTTTGCGCCATTCCGGCAACGCTGGAATGGCTGCCACGCGTATGCAGGGCGCGACGTCGTGCTGTTCGAGCAGGGCGTGGAAATCGAACGCGGCGTGGCAGCAGGCGTCGACGAACTCGGGCAGTTGCTGCTCGATACGCCGTCCGGCCAGCTGGCCATTGCGACGGGAGACGTGTCGCTGCGTCTCGCGGACGAAGAAAGCGGCGCAGCATGA
- a CDS encoding MlaE family ABC transporter permease has translation MNYDTPPGLEVTAGGQGKIVRLSGQWTALALARDRLHGQALPRLRELVDSRAHVAQWDLSNVERMDHVGGQALWRVWGYKLPRDLVALNDTQRDIFDRIALLDTVRENPEPVRRFDPFTQLGLGIFSFVEHVYGGVAMFGRVILDLLSIARNPKLAPWKEISANVYSAGTQALPITALVAFLIGIVLSYLSAQQLRLFGANQFIVNILGMSVLRELGPVLSAILVAGRSGSAITAQIGVMRVTEELDAMRVMGIPHGLRLILPRVIALSLAMPLLVMWTNIISLLGGALAAKLVLQIDVSYFVRALPGVVPVANLWIGLGKGMVFGMLIAIAGCHFGFRIKANSQSLGEGTTTSVVSSITIVILADAVFAILFQNVGLS, from the coding sequence TTGAACTACGACACTCCTCCCGGACTTGAAGTCACGGCAGGCGGCCAGGGCAAGATCGTCCGCCTGTCCGGCCAGTGGACGGCGCTCGCGCTCGCTCGCGACCGTCTGCACGGACAGGCGCTGCCGCGTCTGCGTGAACTGGTCGACAGCCGCGCGCATGTCGCGCAGTGGGACCTGTCCAACGTCGAACGCATGGATCATGTGGGCGGCCAGGCGCTATGGCGTGTGTGGGGCTACAAGCTGCCGCGCGACCTCGTTGCGCTGAACGACACGCAGCGCGATATCTTCGACCGCATCGCGCTGCTCGACACCGTGCGCGAGAACCCGGAGCCTGTGCGTCGCTTCGATCCGTTCACGCAGCTCGGCCTCGGCATATTCAGTTTCGTCGAGCACGTGTACGGCGGCGTGGCGATGTTCGGCCGCGTGATCCTCGATCTGCTGTCGATCGCGCGCAATCCGAAGCTTGCGCCGTGGAAGGAGATATCGGCGAACGTCTATAGCGCCGGGACCCAGGCGCTGCCCATTACGGCGCTTGTCGCATTCCTGATCGGCATCGTGCTGAGCTATCTGTCCGCCCAGCAATTGCGGCTGTTCGGCGCAAACCAGTTCATCGTGAACATTCTGGGGATGTCGGTGCTGCGCGAACTCGGACCCGTGCTGTCGGCGATTCTTGTCGCCGGGCGTTCCGGTTCGGCCATCACCGCGCAGATCGGCGTGATGCGCGTGACGGAAGAACTCGACGCGATGCGCGTGATGGGCATCCCGCACGGCTTGCGCCTGATCCTGCCGCGCGTGATCGCGCTGTCCCTTGCAATGCCGCTGCTCGTGATGTGGACGAACATCATCTCGCTGCTCGGCGGTGCGCTCGCCGCGAAGCTCGTGCTGCAGATCGACGTGTCGTACTTCGTGCGCGCGCTGCCCGGTGTGGTGCCCGTCGCCAACCTGTGGATCGGACTCGGCAAGGGCATGGTGTTCGGCATGCTGATCGCGATCGCCGGCTGTCACTTCGGCTTTCGCATCAAGGCCAATTCGCAGAGCCTGGGCGAGGGCACGACGACTTCCGTCGTGTCGTCGATTACGATCGTCATCCTCGCCGATGCCGTGTTTGCGATTCTTTTTCAGAACGTGGGGTTGTCATGA
- a CDS encoding DUF3108 domain-containing protein, which yields MSSPSAVRSIPPARLARAQRRASRLRWTGVLAAVVGAHLIAAQWFERHHDAFKPVSPEHVPVQVALLKPERVETQAAGSPPPAKASPAAPKHAVRSPRDHVLTATRSRPKLHETAPATEPASAPVDASAASVASSATRTGAGSNANAAGEGNAQHTAPGVRFSVPPSGNLQYDTFYNGVRNQPGTIHWSSDGRSYDMIVSVPLPFVGTFSYASHGHVDAFGLAPDQYVEKRGRRGEDITTFRRDTKQIGFTRTPVTLPLQDGAQDRFSMVMQLASLVRGDPDAYQPGVTRQFYVTDNDSGEIWPIETIGDESVRTDRATLDARHFMRLPRREGDRRRIDVWLAPSLGWLPVRLVQTEPNGTQIELVWRGKIASPDAGSNDNGSDTSSDDTSTSPPQPSLTDPGAGPEKP from the coding sequence ATGTCGTCACCATCCGCTGTCCGTTCGATCCCGCCAGCACGCCTCGCCCGTGCGCAGCGCCGCGCGTCGCGCCTGCGCTGGACAGGCGTGCTGGCGGCTGTCGTCGGCGCGCATCTGATTGCCGCGCAATGGTTCGAACGGCATCACGACGCATTCAAGCCGGTGTCGCCGGAGCATGTGCCCGTGCAGGTCGCGTTGCTCAAGCCTGAGCGCGTCGAAACGCAGGCGGCGGGTTCGCCGCCGCCCGCCAAAGCGTCGCCCGCCGCGCCGAAACACGCCGTGCGCTCCCCGCGTGACCATGTGCTGACCGCGACGCGTTCCCGTCCGAAGCTGCACGAAACAGCGCCAGCAACCGAACCGGCGAGCGCGCCCGTCGATGCTTCGGCCGCGAGCGTCGCTTCGTCCGCAACCAGGACGGGCGCCGGTTCGAACGCTAATGCCGCTGGCGAGGGCAACGCGCAGCACACCGCGCCCGGCGTACGGTTTTCCGTGCCGCCGTCGGGCAACCTGCAATACGACACGTTCTACAACGGGGTGCGCAACCAGCCAGGCACCATCCACTGGTCGAGCGATGGCCGTTCGTACGACATGATCGTTTCGGTGCCCTTGCCGTTCGTCGGCACGTTCAGCTATGCGAGCCACGGACACGTGGATGCATTCGGTCTCGCCCCCGACCAGTACGTCGAAAAACGCGGCCGTCGCGGCGAAGACATCACCACCTTCCGTCGCGACACGAAGCAGATTGGCTTCACGCGCACGCCCGTCACGCTGCCGCTGCAGGACGGTGCGCAAGACCGCTTCAGCATGGTGATGCAGTTGGCGAGTCTCGTGCGCGGCGACCCGGACGCGTATCAGCCCGGCGTCACGCGGCAGTTCTACGTGACCGACAACGACAGCGGCGAAATCTGGCCCATCGAAACGATCGGCGACGAGTCGGTGCGCACCGATCGCGCAACCCTCGACGCACGCCACTTCATGCGACTGCCGCGCCGCGAAGGCGACCGCAGACGCATCGACGTGTGGCTCGCGCCGTCGCTCGGCTGGCTCCCCGTGCGTCTTGTGCAAACCGAACCGAACGGAACGCAGATAGAGCTTGTATGGCGCGGCAAGATCGCATCGCCGGATGCAGGCAGCAATGACAACGGCAGCGACACGTCGTCCGATGATACGTCGACCAGCCCGCCTCAACCGTCCTTGACCGATCCTGGTGCAGGGCCCGAAAAGCCCTGA
- a CDS encoding fumarylacetoacetate hydrolase family protein — protein MKLASLKDGTRDGQLIVVSRDLHTAAVADTIAPTMQRILDDWTFYAPQLRDLYDELNQGRARNTFSFDAKECMAPLPRAYQWADGSAYVNHVELVRRARGAEMPPEFWTDPLMYQGGSDDFIGAKDDIVCASESFGIDFEAEVAVITGDVPMGAKPEQALKSIRLVTLVNDVSLRNLIPAELAKGFGFFQSKPATSFAPVAVTLDELGDAWREGRVHRPMIVHWNGKKVGQPDAGTDMVFNFGQLIAHAAKTRHLRAGAIVGSGTVSNKDAKRGYCCIAEKRCLETIESGSAQTEFMRFGDTVKIEMFDEAGKTIFGSIDQAVAPFEAVQ, from the coding sequence ATGAAACTTGCCTCGCTGAAGGACGGCACGCGCGACGGTCAACTGATCGTCGTTTCCCGCGACCTGCATACGGCCGCCGTCGCCGATACCATCGCACCGACGATGCAGCGCATTCTCGACGACTGGACCTTCTACGCGCCGCAACTGCGCGACCTGTACGACGAACTCAATCAGGGCCGCGCGCGCAACACCTTTTCGTTCGATGCGAAGGAATGCATGGCGCCGTTGCCGCGTGCGTACCAGTGGGCCGACGGCTCCGCGTACGTGAATCACGTCGAGCTGGTGCGCCGCGCGCGCGGCGCCGAAATGCCGCCCGAGTTCTGGACCGACCCGCTGATGTACCAGGGCGGCAGCGACGACTTCATCGGGGCGAAAGACGATATCGTGTGTGCGTCGGAATCGTTCGGCATCGACTTCGAGGCGGAAGTGGCCGTCATCACGGGCGACGTGCCGATGGGCGCGAAACCCGAGCAGGCGTTGAAGAGCATCCGGCTCGTCACGCTCGTCAACGACGTGTCGCTGCGCAATCTGATTCCCGCCGAACTCGCGAAGGGCTTCGGCTTTTTCCAGAGCAAGCCGGCGACGTCGTTCGCACCCGTCGCCGTGACGCTCGACGAACTCGGCGACGCTTGGCGCGAAGGCCGCGTGCATCGTCCGATGATCGTGCATTGGAACGGCAAGAAAGTGGGCCAGCCCGACGCGGGCACCGACATGGTGTTCAATTTCGGCCAGCTGATCGCGCATGCCGCGAAGACGCGCCATCTGCGTGCGGGCGCGATCGTCGGTTCGGGCACGGTGTCGAACAAGGACGCCAAGCGCGGCTATTGCTGTATCGCCGAGAAGCGCTGCCTCGAAACGATCGAGAGCGGCAGTGCGCAGACGGAGTTCATGAGGTTCGGCGACACCGTAAAGATCGAGATGTTCGACGAAGCGGGCAAGACGATTTTCGGTTCGATCGATCAGGCCGTCGCACCGTTCGAAGCCGTGCAGTAA
- a CDS encoding enoyl-CoA hydratase/isomerase family protein, with protein MSHESESHTVEPAFYAHYRSLRVRRHAHGILEIVMSGEGANKSNLATADANMHRELADIWRDVDRDPDTRVAVIRGEGKGFSAGGDLGLVEDMANDFDVRTRVWREARDLVYNVINCSKPIVSAMHGPAVGAGLVAGLLADISIATKSARIIDGHTRLGVAAGDHAAIVWPLLCGMAKAKYYLMLCEPVSGEEAERIGLVSLAVDDNDLLPKTFEVARKLASGSQTAIRWTKYALNNWLRSAGPAFDTSLALEFMGFAGPDVREGVASLRERRAPDFPGKEPF; from the coding sequence ATGTCTCACGAATCGGAATCCCACACGGTCGAACCCGCGTTCTACGCGCACTACAGGTCGCTGCGCGTGCGGCGTCACGCGCACGGCATCCTCGAAATCGTGATGAGCGGCGAGGGCGCCAACAAAAGCAATCTCGCTACCGCCGATGCGAACATGCATCGTGAGCTGGCCGACATCTGGCGCGATGTCGACCGCGATCCCGACACGCGGGTCGCGGTGATTCGCGGCGAAGGCAAGGGCTTTTCGGCGGGGGGCGATCTCGGGCTCGTCGAAGACATGGCGAACGACTTCGACGTGCGCACGCGCGTGTGGCGCGAGGCGCGCGATCTCGTCTACAACGTGATCAACTGCAGCAAGCCGATCGTCTCGGCGATGCACGGGCCGGCCGTCGGCGCGGGGCTCGTCGCGGGACTGCTCGCGGATATCTCGATTGCGACGAAATCGGCGCGCATCATCGATGGTCATACGCGGCTGGGCGTCGCGGCGGGCGACCATGCGGCGATCGTTTGGCCGCTCCTGTGCGGCATGGCGAAGGCGAAGTACTACCTGATGCTGTGCGAACCCGTGAGCGGCGAAGAAGCGGAGCGCATCGGTCTCGTGTCGCTAGCCGTCGACGACAACGATCTGCTGCCGAAAACCTTCGAAGTCGCGCGCAAGCTCGCGAGCGGTTCGCAGACGGCGATCCGCTGGACCAAGTACGCGCTGAACAATTGGCTGCGCTCGGCGGGCCCCGCTTTCGACACGTCGCTCGCGCTCGAATTCATGGGTTTCGCGGGACCGGACGTGCGCGAGGGCGTGGCGTCGCTGCGCGAGCGGCGCGCGCCGGATTTTCCGGGCAAAGAGCCGTTCTGA
- a CDS encoding IclR family transcriptional regulator produces MSPTARSSSIRKDADAAEPLDTVDDDAADSHESGEEKLRSGIQSIEVGFRLLDVLTHEPRAMMLRDLAQRAAMSPAKAHRYLVSFQRLGVVAQDPLTGRYELGGFALQLGLARLARVDGVKLARIALAELRERIDMTVGIAVWGNQGPTVVHWMESSYPAKASLKLGDVMPMLSSATGLLFAAYLPRGKTAAMIDRELAEAQRWAAANSPRTPQDVERVLDEVRLHGAARVEGMLLPTIHAFCTPVFDSNGDLALGLIALGHEGAFDIAWGGEVDSALRECAQKLSYELGYSPTAR; encoded by the coding sequence ATGTCCCCGACCGCCCGCTCCAGTTCGATCCGCAAGGATGCCGACGCCGCCGAACCGCTCGACACCGTCGACGACGATGCCGCCGACTCGCACGAAAGCGGGGAGGAAAAGCTCCGCTCGGGCATCCAGTCGATCGAAGTGGGCTTCCGTCTACTCGACGTGCTCACGCACGAGCCGCGTGCGATGATGCTGCGCGACCTCGCACAGCGTGCCGCCATGAGCCCCGCGAAGGCACATCGTTACCTGGTGAGTTTCCAGCGCCTGGGCGTGGTCGCGCAGGATCCGCTGACGGGGCGCTACGAACTGGGCGGCTTTGCGTTGCAGCTGGGTCTTGCGCGGCTCGCACGCGTCGACGGCGTGAAGCTCGCGCGCATCGCGCTCGCCGAATTGCGCGAGCGGATCGATATGACCGTCGGTATCGCCGTGTGGGGCAACCAGGGCCCGACCGTCGTGCACTGGATGGAGTCCAGCTACCCCGCGAAGGCGTCGCTGAAACTCGGCGACGTGATGCCGATGCTCAGTTCCGCAACCGGCCTGCTCTTCGCCGCCTACCTGCCGCGCGGCAAGACTGCGGCGATGATCGACCGCGAACTCGCTGAAGCGCAGCGCTGGGCCGCCGCGAACAGCCCACGTACGCCGCAGGACGTCGAACGCGTGCTCGACGAAGTGCGCTTGCATGGTGCGGCGCGCGTCGAAGGCATGCTGCTGCCGACCATTCACGCGTTCTGCACGCCCGTATTCGACTCGAATGGCGATCTCGCGCTCGGCTTGATCGCGCTGGGTCACGAAGGTGCGTTCGATATCGCGTGGGGAGGCGAGGTGGACAGCGCGCTGCGCGAGTGCGCGCAGAAGCTTTCGTACGAACTCGGCTATAGTCCGACGGCGCGCTGA
- a CDS encoding ABC transporter substrate-binding protein, whose amino-acid sequence MPRYGTFAFSSSRHSASKRRTMLAAALSALPGVALAQVKIGLVLSLTGPAASLGIPARDTATLFPKEIAGQKVDYIVLDDASDTTQAVQDTKKLISEHHVDAIIGSSITPNSLAMIDVIAEGETPAISLASSAKIIEPVDAKRRWMFKTPQTDAMMASAITGHASQHGVKTLAYIGQADALGETFYAEVAKFAQIHHIGVVANERFNRTDPSVTGQILKIMAANPDAVVVGAAGTPAALPPKTLIGRGYKGKIYHNHGVGNNDFLRVCGTDCNGTFLPASPVLVAAQLPSDYASKRLALDYIARFEKLRGPGSVSAFGAYAWDASMLLDNAIPIALKAAAPGTAEFRRALRDALEATKGLADTNGVVNMSATDHLGLDQRARVMVEISNGKWVYQPR is encoded by the coding sequence ATGCCGCGATACGGGACGTTTGCATTTTCAAGCTCGCGCCACAGCGCTTCGAAGCGGCGCACGATGCTCGCCGCCGCGCTTTCCGCTTTGCCGGGAGTCGCGCTCGCTCAGGTGAAGATCGGCCTTGTGCTGTCGCTGACGGGACCGGCTGCATCGCTCGGCATTCCGGCGCGCGATACCGCGACGCTGTTTCCGAAAGAGATCGCCGGTCAGAAAGTCGATTACATCGTGCTCGACGATGCGTCCGATACGACACAAGCCGTACAGGACACGAAAAAGCTCATTTCCGAACATCACGTCGATGCGATCATCGGCTCGTCAATCACGCCGAACTCGCTCGCGATGATCGACGTCATTGCCGAAGGTGAAACGCCCGCGATCTCGCTGGCGTCGTCGGCGAAGATCATCGAGCCCGTCGACGCTAAACGGCGCTGGATGTTCAAGACCCCGCAGACGGACGCGATGATGGCCTCCGCGATCACCGGGCACGCGAGCCAGCATGGCGTGAAGACGCTTGCGTACATCGGTCAGGCGGACGCGCTCGGCGAAACCTTCTATGCGGAAGTCGCGAAGTTCGCGCAGATTCACCACATCGGCGTGGTGGCCAACGAGCGATTCAATCGCACGGACCCGAGCGTCACCGGCCAGATTCTGAAGATCATGGCGGCGAACCCGGATGCTGTCGTCGTGGGCGCGGCGGGCACGCCGGCCGCGCTGCCGCCGAAGACGCTGATCGGCCGTGGCTACAAGGGCAAGATCTATCACAACCACGGCGTGGGCAATAACGACTTCCTGCGCGTGTGCGGAACCGACTGCAACGGCACCTTCCTGCCCGCGAGCCCGGTGCTCGTCGCAGCGCAGCTCCCTTCGGACTATGCTTCGAAGCGTCTGGCGCTCGATTACATCGCGCGCTTTGAGAAGCTGCGCGGTCCGGGCAGTGTGTCGGCGTTCGGCGCCTATGCGTGGGACGCGAGCATGCTGCTCGACAACGCGATTCCCATTGCTCTGAAAGCGGCCGCGCCCGGCACGGCCGAGTTTCGCCGCGCGCTGCGCGATGCGCTGGAAGCGACGAAAGGACTGGCCGACACGAACGGTGTCGTCAACATGAGCGCGACCGATCACCTTGGCCTCGATCAGCGCGCGCGCGTGATGGTCGAGATCAGCAACGGCAAGTGGGTATATCAGCCGCGCTGA
- a CDS encoding ferritin family protein has protein sequence MNTMLYPELYKSLESVRWDMEKDIPWDKFDGSLLTDEQAATIKMNAITEWSALPATEMFLRDNHHDSDFSAFMSVWFFEEQKHSLVLMEYLRRFKPHMVPTEEELHAVRFEFDPAPPLETLMLHFCGEIRLNHWYRRAAEWHTEPVIKAIYETISRDEARHGGAYLRYMKKALTNFGDGARAAFAKIGVLMASARRTEKPLHPTNLHVNQSLFPRDTVQSRLPDPEWLERWLDEQICFDDGWEKKVVERILHNLSILFERSFTTAQELNRYRKEVVTRLQAEQQPAQQPA, from the coding sequence ATGAACACCATGCTTTATCCGGAACTTTACAAATCGCTCGAATCCGTTCGATGGGACATGGAGAAGGACATTCCCTGGGACAAATTCGACGGGTCGCTGCTCACCGACGAGCAGGCGGCGACCATCAAGATGAACGCGATCACCGAATGGTCGGCGCTGCCGGCCACGGAAATGTTCCTGCGCGACAACCACCACGACAGCGATTTCTCTGCATTCATGAGCGTGTGGTTCTTCGAGGAGCAGAAGCACTCACTGGTATTGATGGAGTATCTGCGCCGCTTCAAGCCGCACATGGTGCCGACGGAAGAAGAGCTGCACGCCGTGCGCTTCGAGTTCGATCCGGCGCCGCCGCTCGAAACGCTGATGCTGCACTTCTGCGGCGAAATCCGCCTGAACCACTGGTATCGCCGCGCGGCTGAGTGGCATACCGAGCCCGTCATCAAGGCGATCTACGAAACCATTTCGCGCGACGAAGCGCGTCATGGCGGCGCGTATCTGCGCTACATGAAGAAAGCGCTGACCAACTTCGGCGACGGCGCGCGCGCTGCATTCGCGAAGATCGGCGTGTTGATGGCATCTGCGCGCCGCACGGAAAAGCCGCTGCACCCGACCAACCTGCACGTGAATCAGTCGCTGTTCCCGCGCGACACGGTTCAATCGCGTCTGCCCGATCCGGAATGGCTCGAGCGCTGGCTCGACGAGCAGATCTGTTTCGACGACGGCTGGGAAAAGAAAGTGGTGGAGCGCATTCTGCACAACCTCTCCATCCTGTTCGAGCGCTCGTTCACGACGGCTCAGGAATTGAACCGCTATCGCAAGGAAGTCGTGACGCGCCTGCAGGCCGAGCAGCAGCCTGCGCAGCAGCCGGCCTGA
- a CDS encoding PhaM family polyhydroxyalkanoate granule multifunctional regulatory protein: protein MTDNPGSTPPFPGFPGFPPAEMLDRMWGMMRLTPFGAAFPGTSPGSAQGFVPSLSIMSDMMAPLTNVEELDKRITDMRAVEQWLKLNLNMLQSAIQALEVQRATLATLRAFGAFAQQSMTQPAAEAPQKQPEPPPAARTQQEAGDAAESPPPPTFDASGWWNLLQAQFNQLAQFAMAQPAATTATGASEAGAGVEPSDLEPDDAPESDTAGAAQAGADDAPRPAAKRAPSAKRAGGAAAKKSSSTPE from the coding sequence ATGACCGACAACCCCGGCTCGACGCCACCCTTTCCCGGATTTCCAGGTTTTCCACCCGCCGAAATGCTTGACCGCATGTGGGGCATGATGCGCCTCACGCCGTTCGGGGCGGCGTTTCCGGGCACGAGTCCGGGCTCGGCGCAGGGCTTCGTGCCGTCGCTGTCGATCATGTCCGACATGATGGCGCCGCTCACGAACGTCGAAGAGCTCGACAAGCGCATCACCGACATGCGCGCCGTCGAGCAGTGGCTCAAGCTCAATCTGAACATGCTGCAGTCGGCCATCCAGGCGCTCGAAGTGCAGCGCGCGACGCTCGCGACGCTGCGCGCGTTCGGCGCGTTCGCGCAGCAATCGATGACACAGCCGGCCGCCGAAGCGCCGCAGAAGCAGCCCGAGCCGCCGCCTGCCGCGAGGACGCAGCAGGAAGCCGGCGATGCCGCCGAGTCGCCGCCACCGCCCACATTCGACGCGTCGGGCTGGTGGAACCTGCTGCAGGCGCAGTTCAATCAGCTCGCGCAATTCGCGATGGCGCAGCCGGCGGCGACCACGGCGACGGGCGCATCGGAAGCGGGCGCGGGCGTCGAGCCAAGCGATCTCGAACCGGACGACGCCCCCGAGTCTGACACGGCCGGTGCCGCGCAAGCCGGAGCGGACGACGCGCCACGTCCGGCGGCGAAGCGCGCGCCCAGCGCGAAGCGTGCGGGCGGCGCGGCTGCAAAGAAGAGCTCGTCGACGCCCGAGTGA
- a CDS encoding type III pantothenate kinase gives MSTPYLLIDAGNSRVKWALVQADGTQTHSGAFSHGGQLVKGTGDPLQSRHEPDWSALPAPGSAWLSNVAGDAVARRIDAFIDRHWPGLARTTVRSAAQQCGVTNAYTTPSQLGSDRWAGMIGARAAFPGEPLLIATFGTATTLEALTADGVFVGGLIAPGWSLMMRSLGEHTAQLPTLDSTAARGLLDGDNAAGQREPAERGAWFATDTPRSLSSGCALAQIGLIERMWRHLQDEWQVSVRLVVGGGAAGELVQALSVPYTRHDSLVLAGLALIAAQAPVYPSTHTRPV, from the coding sequence ATGAGCACGCCGTATCTCCTGATCGACGCGGGCAACAGTCGTGTCAAATGGGCGCTGGTCCAAGCCGATGGTACACAGACGCACTCGGGCGCGTTTTCCCACGGCGGCCAGCTGGTGAAAGGGACGGGCGACCCCTTGCAATCCAGGCATGAGCCGGACTGGTCGGCATTGCCTGCGCCTGGTTCTGCATGGTTATCGAATGTCGCGGGCGACGCGGTGGCGCGCAGGATCGACGCGTTCATCGACAGGCACTGGCCCGGTCTTGCGCGCACCACGGTCCGCTCGGCTGCGCAGCAATGCGGCGTCACGAACGCGTACACGACGCCCTCGCAACTCGGTAGCGACCGCTGGGCCGGGATGATCGGCGCACGCGCGGCGTTTCCGGGCGAACCGCTGCTGATCGCGACGTTCGGCACGGCGACCACGCTCGAGGCATTGACTGCGGATGGCGTGTTTGTCGGCGGACTGATCGCGCCTGGGTGGTCGCTGATGATGCGCTCGCTCGGCGAGCACACGGCGCAACTGCCGACGCTGGATTCGACGGCGGCGCGCGGCCTGCTCGATGGCGACAATGCGGCAGGCCAGCGTGAGCCGGCCGAACGCGGCGCCTGGTTCGCGACGGATACGCCGCGCTCGCTGTCGTCGGGCTGTGCATTGGCGCAGATCGGACTGATCGAGCGCATGTGGCGCCATCTGCAGGACGAGTGGCAAGTGAGCGTGCGGCTCGTCGTGGGCGGCGGCGCGGCGGGCGAACTCGTGCAGGCGCTCAGCGTGCCGTACACGCGTCACGACTCGCTTGTGCTCGCGGGGCTCGCGCTGATTGCCGCGCAAGCTCCCGTCTATCCGTCGACGCACACCCGGCCGGTGTGA
- the rfaE2 gene encoding D-glycero-beta-D-manno-heptose 1-phosphate adenylyltransferase, protein MAATFERKLTTRDALAQLRPSLTGPVVFTNGVFDILHRGHVTYLADAKALGATLIVGVNSDASVRMLGKGDDRPINNESDRMALLAALESVDWVVCFGEQTPVALIEALHPDVLVKGGDYDMDKLPESALVRGWGGMALAIPFEHDRSTTALLKKVRAQG, encoded by the coding sequence ATGGCCGCTACTTTCGAACGCAAGCTCACGACACGCGACGCGCTCGCCCAACTTCGTCCGTCACTGACAGGCCCCGTGGTTTTCACCAACGGCGTCTTCGATATCCTGCATCGCGGCCATGTCACGTATCTGGCCGATGCCAAGGCGCTGGGCGCGACGCTGATCGTCGGCGTGAACAGCGATGCTTCGGTGCGCATGCTCGGCAAGGGTGACGACCGGCCGATCAACAACGAGTCAGACCGGATGGCGTTGCTGGCTGCGCTGGAAAGCGTCGACTGGGTCGTTTGCTTCGGGGAGCAGACGCCCGTCGCACTGATCGAGGCGCTGCACCCGGACGTGCTGGTGAAGGGCGGCGACTACGACATGGACAAACTGCCGGAATCCGCGCTCGTGCGCGGCTGGGGCGGCATGGCGCTGGCGATTCCGTTCGAGCACGACCGCTCGACGACGGCGCTATTGAAGAAGGTGCGCGCTCAAGGCTGA